One Mycobacterium sp. 050128 genomic window carries:
- a CDS encoding DUF732 domain-containing protein: MKTALAASFIALSALLCSVPAVANADPENTPDYINYLDQNNIHYSSRETIVHVGTTLCNELRNNILTPEQALQRIQNLGYSQQQTKVIAFAAVEAFCPDMDADAQKPPKS, encoded by the coding sequence ATGAAAACAGCACTCGCGGCGTCTTTCATCGCCCTGTCCGCACTGCTGTGTTCAGTGCCGGCGGTCGCCAACGCCGACCCGGAGAATACGCCCGACTACATCAACTACCTGGACCAGAACAACATTCATTACTCCAGCCGCGAGACGATCGTCCATGTGGGCACGACCCTGTGCAACGAGCTGCGCAACAACATCCTCACACCGGAGCAGGCCCTGCAGCGTATTCAGAACTTGGGGTACAGCCAGCAGCAGACCAAGGTGATCGCCTTCGCCGCGGTCGAGGCGTTCTGCCCGGACATGGATGCCGACGCCCAGAAACCGCCCAAGTCCTAG